A portion of the Ricinus communis isolate WT05 ecotype wild-type chromosome 10, ASM1957865v1, whole genome shotgun sequence genome contains these proteins:
- the LOC8260410 gene encoding tubulin-folding cofactor B, giving the protein MGSKLQKIEGDESVVLRITHSNLKTFSADVRFSLESTVESVKEKLWRKCGTSVNSMTLQLYDDTNSKICDLSDDSRPLGFYSPLDGYRIHVIDVDPSSVTSGGWLEDTSLVEKYTISEEAYEKRGGTFRKFKEKLVSQNPSAFEPKITENYMEDLCANIKLGDRCEVEPGAKRGIVKFVGRAESLAPGFWVGVQYDEPLGKHDGLVKGVRYFDCPPLHGGMIRPDKIKVGDYPERDPFEDEEI; this is encoded by the exons ATGGGATCTAAGCTACAGAAAATAGAAGGAGATGAGTCAGTGGTATTGCGCATTACTCACTCCAACCTCAAGACCTTCTCTGCCGATGTTCGCTTCTCCCTTGAG tCTACAGTGGAATCTGTGAAAGAAAAGCTATGGAGGAAATGCGGGACTTCAGTTAATTCAATGACATTACAGCTATATGATGACACCAACTCCAAGATTTGTGATTTAAGTGATGATTCAAGACCCCTTGGTTTCTATTCTCCTCTTGATGG GTATCGGATACATGTAATAGATGTTGACCCTTCATCAGTAACCTCAGGTGGGTGGCTGGAAGATACTTCATTGGTTGAGAAATACACAATTTCTGAAGAGGCTTACGAAAAACGTGGAG GcacttttagaaaatttaaggaaaaattgGTCTCTCAAAATCCATCTGCCTTCGAGCCTAAG ATAACTGAAAACTACATGGAGGACTTGTGTGCAAATATCAAG TTGGGAGATAGATGTGAGGTTGAACCTGGGGCGAAAAGAGGGATTGTCAAATTTGTTGGTCGAGCAGAATCTCTTGCACCAGGCTTTTGGGTTGGAGTTCAGTATGATGAACCATTGGGGAAACATGATGGCTT GGTGAAAGGAGTACGCTACTTTGATTGCCCCCCACTTCATGGTGGAATGATCAGGCCTGACAAAATAAAG GTTGGTGACTATCCAGAAAGAGATCCTTTCGAAGACGAAGAAATATGA